A genome region from Solirubrobacter pauli includes the following:
- a CDS encoding sensor histidine kinase, with protein MPRHRPTAGDVVATVLALAVCIGFTLVVRGDVEEVDRDFDGLAVALILLGFAPIVLWRTQPLIPAGCALATVLVGMALGYTFIGPIVFAIGLVGWAASRAETSTTRTLGLCSGLTFAIVVSVKADEQTVLAAIGGFAIGMVPALIGEQLRAERERARAAHELARRVEELRDHDVQRAVAEERLRIARDVHDITGHHLSAIALQSAGAGRTTRDPVARAAFERIHGLTAEALGETRRSLGVLRASEPAELAPPPRLEHLEQLLVPVRAAGLDVRLRVEGDVRELSETAEMSAYRVVQESITNVIRHAQAETVEIVVAYGAQAVTLTVRDDGRGGADARAGSGIEGMRERTALVGGSLSAGAVDGHGWAVRATLPLEERA; from the coding sequence ATGCCCCGGCACCGGCCGACCGCAGGCGACGTCGTCGCCACCGTCCTCGCCCTGGCGGTCTGCATCGGCTTCACGCTCGTGGTGCGCGGCGACGTGGAGGAGGTCGACCGCGACTTCGACGGGCTCGCCGTCGCCCTCATCCTCCTCGGCTTCGCGCCGATCGTGCTCTGGCGCACGCAGCCGCTCATCCCCGCGGGCTGCGCGCTCGCGACCGTGCTCGTCGGCATGGCGCTCGGCTACACGTTCATCGGCCCGATCGTCTTCGCCATCGGGCTGGTGGGCTGGGCGGCCTCCCGCGCGGAGACGTCCACGACCCGGACGCTCGGGCTGTGCTCCGGCCTCACGTTCGCGATCGTGGTGTCCGTCAAGGCGGACGAGCAGACGGTGCTGGCCGCGATCGGCGGGTTCGCGATCGGCATGGTCCCGGCGTTGATCGGCGAGCAGCTCCGCGCCGAGCGGGAGCGTGCGCGGGCCGCGCACGAGCTGGCGCGCCGGGTCGAGGAGCTGCGCGACCACGACGTGCAGCGCGCGGTCGCGGAGGAGCGGTTGCGGATCGCGCGCGACGTGCACGACATCACCGGACACCATCTCAGCGCGATCGCCCTGCAGTCGGCGGGCGCGGGCCGGACGACCCGGGACCCCGTCGCGCGTGCCGCCTTCGAGCGCATCCACGGCCTCACCGCGGAGGCGCTGGGGGAGACGCGGCGGTCGCTCGGCGTGCTGCGGGCGTCCGAGCCCGCGGAGCTCGCGCCGCCGCCGCGGTTGGAGCACCTCGAGCAGCTGCTCGTCCCGGTGCGCGCCGCCGGGCTCGACGTGCGGCTCCGCGTCGAGGGCGACGTGCGCGAGCTGTCGGAAACGGCGGAGATGTCCGCCTACCGGGTCGTCCAGGAGTCGATCACGAACGTCATCCGCCACGCGCAGGCGGAGACGGTGGAGATCGTCGTCGCCTACGGCGCGCAGGCCGTGACGCTGACGGTCCGCGACGACGGGCGGGGCGGCGCGGACGCGCGCGCCGGCAGCGGCATCGAGGGCATGCGCGAGCGGACGGCGCTCGTCGGGGGATCGCTGTCCGCGGGCGCGGTCGACGGGCACGGCTGGGCGGTGCGAGCGACGCTCCCGCTGGAGGAGCGCGCGTGA